One Bombus fervidus isolate BK054 chromosome 2, iyBomFerv1, whole genome shotgun sequence DNA segment encodes these proteins:
- the Pan3 gene encoding poly(A) specific ribonuclease subunit PAN3 isoform X1, giving the protein MDPSMFVPYTPQTNGVPLESKLATYMNRQSPAITLNTTVVTKQLSNLSLDSQKKVTASPEFVPRRALTGSNSSSPNLFNNSYHSQENVGGTTYFYLGNAAADTVGTEEGTETIGNLEAGQIGYVYPGTPAHLQPVKSTKPVSSNSSSAPSTPPPQANPSFFVSESLRMDILQKNALTLTQPDVVRFPDLPNEVDNYHELCPLEAIHKPASAILGYQCSTYKATSIKSGTHYCLRRIHDFRLANTKCMMLVDMWKRLSHTNLIQLREVFTTKAFGDNSIVFVYDYHPGSETLLTKHFSRTELNGYTDPFSSDPNAPRPYSHTKNTILRQQHGSMLPESVIWSYIIQLTAALRVIHAAGLAYRCLDPTKVLLTSQTRLRLSCAAISDVLTFDGNSANSLSLIPHHQQDDLLALGRLVLALASRSLIAVHRDNVQACLELVARSYSADLRNLILYLLSNQPRRSVTDLMPMIGARFYTQLDAAQFRSDILENELAKELENGRLFKLLVKLGSINERPDLNMEPTWAETGDRYMLKLFRDYVFHQVAADGRPWLDMAHVVSCLNKLDAGSQDKVCLMSRDEQSILVVSYAELRQCLETSFGELLQSTKEAV; this is encoded by the exons ATGGACCCATCAATGTTTGTTCCATATACTCCTCAAACAAACGGCGTTCCATTGGAATCAAAGCTTGCTACCTACATG aATCGTCAAAGTCCAGCGATAACTTTAAATACTACAGTTGTCACAAAACAATTGTCAAACCTTTCTCTGGATTCACAGAAAAAGGTAACTGCCAGTCCAGAATTTGTACCTAGAAGAGCTCTTACTGGTAGCAACAGTAGTTCTCCGAACcttttcaataattcttaTCACTCACAGGAGAATGTGGGTGGTACTACATATTTCTACCTTGGGAATGCAGCAGCTGATACTGTTGGAACTGAGGAAGGAACAGAAACT ATTGGAAATCTAGAAGCAGGTCAGATAGGCTATGTCTATCCAGGTACACCTGCGCACCTCCAGCCAGTAAAATCTACAAAACCTGTGTCATCTAATAGTTCTTCAGCTCCCTCAACCCCTCCTCCGCAAGCAAACCCGAGTTTCTTTGTCAGTGAGAGTTTAAGAATGGACATTCTTCAAAAAAATGCTTTAACGTTAACACAACCTGATGTAGTACGATTTCCCGACCTACCAAACGAGGTGGATAATTATCATGAATTGTGTCCATTGGAAGCAATTCACAAACCTGCTTCAGCAATATTGGGATACCAATGTTCGACATACAAAGCTACCAGCATTAAAAGTGGTACACATTATTGTCTGCGACGTATACATG ATTTCAGACTTGCCAATACAAAGTGTATGATGTTGGTAGATATGTGGAAGAGATTATCACATACAAATTTGATTCAGTTAAGAGAAGTTTTTACCACCAAGGCTTTTGGTGACAATT cCATAGTATTTGTTTACGATTATCATCCCGGATCGGAAACGTTATTAACTAAACATTTCTCAAGAACCGAATTAAATGGTTATACAGATCCATTTTCTTCGGATCCAAATGCTCCTCGACCTTATAGTCATACCAAGAATACTATTTTGAGGCAACAGCATGGTAGTATGTTACCAGAAAGTGTTATATGGAGCTACATAATTCAACTCACTGCCGCACTTCGTGTTATACACGCTGCTG GTTTGGCATATAGATGTTTAGATCCTACAAAAGTGTTACTTACGTCACAAACAAGACTTCGTTTAAGTTGTGCAGCTATATCAGATGTTCTTACTTTCGATGGAAACTCAGCAAATTCACTTTCGCTGATACCACACCATCAGCAAGATGATTTACTGGCCTTAGGAAGGTTGGTGTTGGCATTAGCAAGTCGCAGTCTCATTGCCGTCCATCGCGACAACGTGCAAGCCTGCCTCGAGCTCGTCGCACGTTCCTACTCTGCGGATCTTCGAAACCTTATTCT atATTTACTTTCGAATCAACCACGAAGAAGTGTAACAGATCTCATGCCGATGATTGGAGCGCGATTTTATACGCAATTAGATGCAGCTCAATTTCGATCTGATATATTGGAAAATGAACTGGCCAAGGAGTTGGAAAACGGGAGATTATTTAAGTTACTTGTAAAGTTGGGTTCTATTAACGAAAGACCCGACCTTAATATGGAACCTACGTGGGCAGAGACGGGTGACCGATACATGCTCAAATTGTTTAGGGATTATGTTTTCCATCAGGTAGCAGCTGATGGAAGACCTTGGTTGGATATGGCACATGTTGTATCTTGTTTAAATAAGTTGGATGCAGGTTCACAAGACaag gTATGTTTGATGTCACGAGATGAACAGAGTATATTAGTAGTAAGTTATGCAGAACTACGACAATGTTTGGAAACCTCATTTGGAGAGCTGTTACAATCCACAAAAGAAGCTGTTTAG
- the Pan3 gene encoding poly(A) specific ribonuclease subunit PAN3 isoform X2, whose translation MDPSMFVPYTPQTNGVPLESKLATYMNRQSPAITLNTTVVTKQLSNLSLDSQKKENVGGTTYFYLGNAAADTVGTEEGTETIGNLEAGQIGYVYPGTPAHLQPVKSTKPVSSNSSSAPSTPPPQANPSFFVSESLRMDILQKNALTLTQPDVVRFPDLPNEVDNYHELCPLEAIHKPASAILGYQCSTYKATSIKSGTHYCLRRIHDFRLANTKCMMLVDMWKRLSHTNLIQLREVFTTKAFGDNSIVFVYDYHPGSETLLTKHFSRTELNGYTDPFSSDPNAPRPYSHTKNTILRQQHGSMLPESVIWSYIIQLTAALRVIHAAGLAYRCLDPTKVLLTSQTRLRLSCAAISDVLTFDGNSANSLSLIPHHQQDDLLALGRLVLALASRSLIAVHRDNVQACLELVARSYSADLRNLILYLLSNQPRRSVTDLMPMIGARFYTQLDAAQFRSDILENELAKELENGRLFKLLVKLGSINERPDLNMEPTWAETGDRYMLKLFRDYVFHQVAADGRPWLDMAHVVSCLNKLDAGSQDKVCLMSRDEQSILVVSYAELRQCLETSFGELLQSTKEAV comes from the exons ATGGACCCATCAATGTTTGTTCCATATACTCCTCAAACAAACGGCGTTCCATTGGAATCAAAGCTTGCTACCTACATG aATCGTCAAAGTCCAGCGATAACTTTAAATACTACAGTTGTCACAAAACAATTGTCAAACCTTTCTCTGGATTCACAGAAAAAG GAGAATGTGGGTGGTACTACATATTTCTACCTTGGGAATGCAGCAGCTGATACTGTTGGAACTGAGGAAGGAACAGAAACT ATTGGAAATCTAGAAGCAGGTCAGATAGGCTATGTCTATCCAGGTACACCTGCGCACCTCCAGCCAGTAAAATCTACAAAACCTGTGTCATCTAATAGTTCTTCAGCTCCCTCAACCCCTCCTCCGCAAGCAAACCCGAGTTTCTTTGTCAGTGAGAGTTTAAGAATGGACATTCTTCAAAAAAATGCTTTAACGTTAACACAACCTGATGTAGTACGATTTCCCGACCTACCAAACGAGGTGGATAATTATCATGAATTGTGTCCATTGGAAGCAATTCACAAACCTGCTTCAGCAATATTGGGATACCAATGTTCGACATACAAAGCTACCAGCATTAAAAGTGGTACACATTATTGTCTGCGACGTATACATG ATTTCAGACTTGCCAATACAAAGTGTATGATGTTGGTAGATATGTGGAAGAGATTATCACATACAAATTTGATTCAGTTAAGAGAAGTTTTTACCACCAAGGCTTTTGGTGACAATT cCATAGTATTTGTTTACGATTATCATCCCGGATCGGAAACGTTATTAACTAAACATTTCTCAAGAACCGAATTAAATGGTTATACAGATCCATTTTCTTCGGATCCAAATGCTCCTCGACCTTATAGTCATACCAAGAATACTATTTTGAGGCAACAGCATGGTAGTATGTTACCAGAAAGTGTTATATGGAGCTACATAATTCAACTCACTGCCGCACTTCGTGTTATACACGCTGCTG GTTTGGCATATAGATGTTTAGATCCTACAAAAGTGTTACTTACGTCACAAACAAGACTTCGTTTAAGTTGTGCAGCTATATCAGATGTTCTTACTTTCGATGGAAACTCAGCAAATTCACTTTCGCTGATACCACACCATCAGCAAGATGATTTACTGGCCTTAGGAAGGTTGGTGTTGGCATTAGCAAGTCGCAGTCTCATTGCCGTCCATCGCGACAACGTGCAAGCCTGCCTCGAGCTCGTCGCACGTTCCTACTCTGCGGATCTTCGAAACCTTATTCT atATTTACTTTCGAATCAACCACGAAGAAGTGTAACAGATCTCATGCCGATGATTGGAGCGCGATTTTATACGCAATTAGATGCAGCTCAATTTCGATCTGATATATTGGAAAATGAACTGGCCAAGGAGTTGGAAAACGGGAGATTATTTAAGTTACTTGTAAAGTTGGGTTCTATTAACGAAAGACCCGACCTTAATATGGAACCTACGTGGGCAGAGACGGGTGACCGATACATGCTCAAATTGTTTAGGGATTATGTTTTCCATCAGGTAGCAGCTGATGGAAGACCTTGGTTGGATATGGCACATGTTGTATCTTGTTTAAATAAGTTGGATGCAGGTTCACAAGACaag gTATGTTTGATGTCACGAGATGAACAGAGTATATTAGTAGTAAGTTATGCAGAACTACGACAATGTTTGGAAACCTCATTTGGAGAGCTGTTACAATCCACAAAAGAAGCTGTTTAG